The following coding sequences are from one Microtus pennsylvanicus isolate mMicPen1 chromosome 1, mMicPen1.hap1, whole genome shotgun sequence window:
- the LOC142842646 gene encoding olfactory receptor 8K1-like, whose protein sequence is MGKLNHTAKIQVTEFILLGLTSSPGLKAPLFGIFLIIYLVTLVGNLGMVILTHLDSKLHTPMYFFLRHLSITDLGYSTVIGPKMMVNFFTQQNTISYTGCAMQLTFFEIFIITELFILSAMAYDRYVAICKPLLYVTIMSGKVRWALVLVPYLYSMFVSLLLTVKLFTLSFCDSNVISYFYCDCVPLISLLCSDTHELELIILVFSGCNLLSSLLIVLISYMFIFVAILRMNSKEGRSKAFSTCSSHLTVVVVFYGTLLFIYLQPKSSHAFDIDKMASVFYTLVIPMLNPLIYSLRNKEVKEALKRTFTHGFRIHT, encoded by the coding sequence ATGGGGAAACTCAACCACACTGCAAAGATCCAAGTTACTGAGTTTATTCTCCTGGGACTCACCTCCAGCCCCGGCCTAAAGGCACCACTCTTTGGAATATTTTTAATCATATACTTGGTCACCCTGGTGGGCAATCTGGGCATGGTTATTCTGACTCATTTGGACTCTAAACTACATACTCCTATGTACTTTTTCCTGAGACATTTATCGATCACTGATCTTGGTTACTCCACAGTTATCGGTCCAAAAATGATGGTAAACTTTTTTACACAGCAAAACACCATTTCCTACACTGGGTGTGCTATGCAGCTGAcattctttgagatttttatcaTTACCGAACTATTTATTCTTTCAGCCATGGCCTATGATCGTTATGTAGCCATCTGTAAACCTCTTCTCTACGTGACTATTATGTCAGGGAAAGTGCGCTGGGCGCTGGTACTGGTACCCTATCTGTACAGCATGTTTGTGTCACTACTTCTCACAGTTAAGCTATTTACACTGTCCTTTTGTGACTCTAATGTAAtcagttatttttattgtgaCTGTGTCCCTCTGATATCTCTGCTATGTTCTGACACACATGAATTAGAGCTGATCATATTAGTTTTCTCAGGCTGTAATTTACTCTCCTCCCTCTTGATTGTTCTCATAtcttacatgtttatttttgtggcAATTCTCAGGATGAACTCAAAGGAGGGGAGGTCCAAAGCCTTCTCCACGTGCAGCTCTCATCTGACAGTGGTGGTTGTATTCTACGGAACTCTGTTGTTTATTTACCTGCAGCCCAAATCCAGTCATGCTTTTGATATTGATAAAATGGCCTCTGTGTTTTATACATTAGTCATTCCTATGCTCAATCCATTGATTTACAGTCTaagaaacaaagaagtaaaagagGCCCTTAAGAGAACTTTTACTCATGGATTCAGAATCCACACTTAA